The following is a genomic window from Drosophila busckii strain San Diego stock center, stock number 13000-0081.31 chromosome 2L, ASM1175060v1, whole genome shotgun sequence.
CCAGCGTCGCTTGGCGTTGCCAGATCCGCGCAGCTGCGCCAATCGCGTGCGGCATGCCACATACCGCGACGCACGCGGCGTCTCACACTCGTACTTCTTCAGCTGGGAGCATGCGCCGACGCGCAGCTTGGAGGTCGATTGGCTGGATGCGCGCAACATTTGCCGACGCCATTGCATGGACGCGGTGTCGCTGGAGACGCCACAGGAGAACGATTTCGTCAAGCAGCGCATAGCGCGTGGCAATGTGCGTTATATTTGGACCTCGGGACGCAAGTGCAACTTTGCTGGCTGCGACAGACCCGATCTGCAGCCACCCAATGAGAACGGCTGGTTCTGGAGCGGCTCGGGCGGCAAGATCGGCCCCACCTCGCAGCGCAATACGGGCGACTGGTCCCAGACCGGCGGCTACAATCAGCCGCAGCCCGACAATCGTGAAGCAGCCCAGGGCAACGACGAGAGCTGCCTGTCCATACTCAACAACTTCTATAACGATGGCATCAAGTGGCACGACGTCGCCTGTCATCACATCAAGCCGTTTGTCTGCGAGGACTCCGATGAGTTGCTCAACTTTGTGCGCTCGCGAAATCCCAATGTGCGCTTGTAATTCTAAACTAAagttaagagagagagagagagagtggagTGGAGTAAAGAGAGCATAAGCGTTTGCAATATACACACGAGAGATATTTATGTAGCATTAGGTAAAAGCATTGATTGATactttgattgattgattgactgcTTTTAACACAACCCCCCGTCCCCCCATCCTTTACCCCTTGCCTACACAAATTCATTAACTcga
Proteins encoded in this region:
- the LOC108600015 gene encoding uncharacterized protein LOC108600015; this encodes MLMLRSLLLLALGATLTLAQRRLALPDPRSCANRVRHATYRDARGVSHSYFFSWEHAPTRSLEVDWLDARNICRRHCMDAVSLETPQENDFVKQRIARGNVRYIWTSGRKCNFAGCDRPDLQPPNENGWFWSGSGGKIGPTSQRNTGDWSQTGGYNQPQPDNREAAQGNDESCLSILNNFYNDGIKWHDVACHHIKPFVCEDSDELLNFVRSRNPNVRL